The following are from one region of the Quercus robur chromosome 1, dhQueRobu3.1, whole genome shotgun sequence genome:
- the LOC126704744 gene encoding uncharacterized protein LOC126704744: MHWWCTLDQFKAFHNIDIKIYKRLVIDLRLDPNQSKKVVAFWNCLERIGYANFVSVIQPLPDELLRALANETITCLILLDQGCQFYDVDKDLPIMLSLTKPAFSFWFFYQNRQKVISKINAFVTNVCDVAFSDIVPPQPVQSLQLQIGFIQPHQFSNRHEGFPSYTVLEAPSVSVPPNSTNSVRQLLPPATSSARPSPIVPSFHAKDRTLFVTFSKGHHVSKGELQDYITRRFGDCIESIYMKAQPEMGPPQFANVFLRSSSDIERILGGKETVDFLVNGKQVRGRLSGTKKQ; encoded by the exons ATGCATTGGTGGTGTACCCTTGACCAATTTAAAGCTTTCCACAATATTGATATCAAGATATATAAACGGTTAGTGATTGACCTGCGTTTAGACCCTAACCAATCCAAGAAAGTTGTAGCCTTTTGGAATTGTCTTGAAAGAATAGGCTATGCCAACTTTGTCAGTGTGATCCAACCTTTACCAGATGAATTGCTCCGTGCATTAGCCAACGAGACAATCACGTGCCTGATCTTGTTGGACCAAGGGTGTCAATTTTATGACGTCGATAAAGATTTGCCGATAATGCTTAGTCTTACTAAGccagctttttctttttggtttttctatCAGAATAGGCAAAAGGTGATAAGCAAGATTAATGCATTCGTCACGAATGTGTGTGATGTAGCGTTTAGCGATATAGTTCCTCCGCAACCAGTACAATCTTTGCAGCTTCAAATTGGATTCATTCAACCCCACCAGTTCTCGAATAGGCATGAAGGTTTCCCTTCATATACGGTTCTTGAAGCCCCTTCAGTTTCAGTCCCACCAAATTCGACCAACTCGGTTCGACAATTGTTACCACCAGCTACTAGTAGTGCTAGACCGTCTCCTATAGTGCCTAGTTTTCACGCTAAAGATAGAACTTTGTTCGTGACCTTCTCTAAGGGTCATCATGTTTCGAAAGGAGAACTTCAAGACTACATTACAAG GAGATTTGGGGACTGTATAGAGTCCATCTACATGAAAGCTCAGCCAGAGATGGGGCCGCCACAGTTTGCAAATGTGTTCCTTCGCTCTTCTTCAGATATTGAGCGTATTCTTGGAGGTAAAGAAACAGTTGATTTCTTAGTTAATGGAAAACAAGTTCGGGGGAGACTCTCTGGCACGAAAAAACAGTAG